AGAATTCCCCTGTCGACCCTGTCATCTTCAACAACAAGAGAGACTCTGCCTATAGTTCTTTTTCAGCTAGTTCTAATACGTCTGACTATACTGTCTCACTGAGGCCTGGTGAAGCCTGTTCCATGGACAATATCCTCCAGAGCCTGGGGCCAGGGGGGCCCACCAGCCAGGGGTATGCCTGCGGCGATACACCGTCCCTGGGGAGGGAGTCAGGCGAGCCCCAAGATGAGACCAGGACCTCTGCCTTACTAAAGTCTGGGTCGCTGACCAGACCCAGAGTGAGGCGGCCAGAAGCGAAGGAGAGACCATCTTCATACTGTTATGAGGacgagaggaggaagggagaaggggagatgggtGGAGGAGAAGGGGAAAGGGAGGTTTCGAGTCCCCCCCAGCCACCGACCAGGAAGGACAGTTTCAGGGCCACCCGGGGTTGCTCCGGGGTCACAGATGACAAAGTACAACGATGCATCCCTGACCCCGTCGGAATTCCCAGCCTCTCCCAGTGCCATGCCGACGACGATGACGACGATCTTCTGAACATTCCGGGCGTTCTGAGCAACAACAGCTATCCTGCTACTAGTGAGACGTCAAAGACTGAGGGAAACAGAAATGGAAACAGGGTTGGGAATTTCAAAGGTGATTCCTTAGAGCAGTACTACACCCTTATCTCCAAGAAAAAAAGTTCCCGTAAGGACAGCAACTCATTGATCCAGAATAGCCACCCAGACCCcctttcccccctcctccctgctccagaGATAAGCCCCACTTCTCCCATCTCAAGCCCCGGCCCTCCTGACACCTCCATAGATCCAGAACCCTTAGGGGAGCCCAGCCACCTCCTCCCCCAGAACAAGCACTCCTCATTAGGTCTCTACAGACACAGCGCCCCTGAGAAACTCTTGTCCCAGCTACGTCTCCTAGAGTTCACCAGCGACCCCTCAGACCCTTCAGACCGTAGCTCCGCCTCCCCCTCCAGCTCCCAGTGGTCTCATTCCCCCTTTCACCCCACCAGAGAGAACCTATCTGAGGATCTAGGGAGTAACAACGCCCCTGTCCAACTCCAGGAGAACCAGGGGAAGTGGGGAGAGGgtgctggaggaggagggagtcgCTGCTCTTCCCCAGGATCGGTGGACATCGATGGGGTTAGAGAGGCAAGGGAGATGGGATTGGTGGTGGGGggagctgctgctactctcctctctcccatccagcTCCAACACCCCTGGGCTAGGTCATTGAGTGTACCAGGGTCAGAGAAGCCTTCTGGAGGCTGTAACCAGGGAGGAGTGAGCTCTGAGCGGGTACGGAAGACAGACTTTGGGCCTCTCAGTGCTGCAGCAAGTGTGGATAGCTTACTTGAGGAgaatctgagaggaggaggaagagaagaaagaagaggagaaagagaggatgatgatgatgatggagaggTGCTGATGAAGAAACCCAGGAGTCACCGTTCGTCCCGGTCACGCCGCCGCAGCGAACGCTTCGCCACCAACCTCCGAAATGAGATCCAGCGCAAGAAAGCTCAGCTGTCGAAGAGCAAAGGCCCAGGAGGGTTGCTCTACGGCGGGGAGACGGTCGAGGAAGAAGAGGGTCCTGACCTGGAGGACCTCCAGATGGAAGAGGCTGACGACCTCAAGGAAAGGTGCTCCCAGGAAAGGTGCTCCCAGGAAAGGTGCTCCCAAGGCAGGTACACCTCGTCTGATGACAGCCGATCAGCTCCAGACCCTGGAAGTCTACTGGCCTCTACTTCCACACCCCAGCTCCACCAGCTGTCCCCAACCCCAGTTTCAGCTCTGCAACCCCCCAGGGATGAAGATCCTGAACCACCAGAGGACCAAGACCAAGCGTCAGACCCATCCAGGACCACCCAGTGGTTGGTTCCAGCCATGCCCAGCTGCGATGTGGGAACCCAGGTGGTGGAGGAGCAAGATCCAGCTGGTATGGCTCGCCAATGGAGGTGGACGCCCGAACACCATCTCCAACTGGAAATGGGCACCGACCGTCAGGGCGAGAGGGTTACAGGGGCCCTGGGGTTATCAGGACGAGGAAGagcaacctcctcctcctcttcctccaccaccactCGTTCTTCTCGTACGGAGGAGTGCGATGTTCTTCCTTTCGCGGATCGTTGTAAGTTCTTTGAGGAGACCAGTAGGAGTATGTCTGTGTGGAATCTGCCAGGCCTGACGAGTCGAAGACAGAGGCCAGATAGACACGGGAGGCAGCCTCATCCATCCACGCTGGAGAACCAGGGAGGGGGCTACGGACAGGGAAAAGCCCAGCGGAGGTACTCATACCAGGGGGGAATCCAGAAGGAAAGTCCCCTATCGATTACAACCATGGAGACCCGGAGACAATTGATTTGCAGCAACAGGGAtagagaaaaggagggggagagagcgaaggagggggagagagcgaaggagggggagagagagaaggagagagagaaggagagagagaaggagagggagagagaaaaggagacggagagagaaaaagagagggagagagaaaaggagagggagtgggaaagAGCGaagaaaagggaggacagagcaagagagagggagatggcgcttgaaaaggagagggagcgggagagagaggagcagagacaaTGCGAAGAGAAGgctagactgagagagagggagagagaaagagagaaggagattgAGCTGGCGAGGGAAtgtgagagggagatagagagacaaggagagagggagagagagtcactCAGTACAGCTCGGGACCTCTACAACACTCGGACTCAGCTCCAGGCATACCAGAAGAACCAGCCCCACTCCTGCCCCCATCTCCAAGCCCAGATAGAGGCCCCTCATTCAGCCTTCCACCCTGTCAAAacccctctcctccaggacaaCCAGGCTCCACATCAGGGGTTCCTACCATATGGCTACACACCAACAGAGGCAAGTATAGGCTACTGTTATAGAGAACATAGACAGTATCTTCTACAGTTTTTGAAGATGCCCAACACTATTAAATGGATCCAGATGTGAATGAGGATGTAATGTGTTGTAGATTGCTTAGCCTTGGGTGATACATGAGGatataaagacacacacacactggggggtTTTCATGTATTTTATCAACTGATTCCAGTGTTTGAGATGAGAACTGAATCTACAAGCCTTTTATTACTCATTATTAATCTGTCCCCCAAATTGAGTTTTTCAGCAGATGTTAAGAAACCCTTTATAACATATCATCTCCTCTATATTCTGGATTAAATAGTTGCTCTCCTCTATAGTCTGGATGAAATAgctgctctcctcctctttagTCTGGATGAAATAGTTGCTCTCCTCTATAGTCTGGATGAAATAGCTGCTCTCCTCTTTAGTCTGGATGAAATAGCTGCTCTCCTCCTCTGTAGTCTGGATGAAATAGCTGCTCTCCTCCTCTGTAGTCTGGATGAAATAGCTGCTCTCCTCTTTAGTCTGGATGAAATAGCTGCTCTCCTCCTCTGTAGTCTGGATGAAATAgctgctctcctcctctttagTCTGGATGAAATAGCTGCTCTCCTCTTTAGTCTGGATGAAATAGCTGCTCTCCTCTGTAGTCTGGATGAAATAgctgctctcctcctctttagTCTGGATGAAATAGCTGCTCTCCTCTGTAGTCTGGATGAAATAGTTGCTCTCCTCCTCTTTTGGCCATAGAGCTGTGTTCTATTGTGTCAAACCTTAAAGTAGACCTCTAATCATCACGTTTAGAGCTTTTCAAAGTACTTAATGAGTGTGAATGAATGTGTTCCACAGGAGTATCCTGTCCCATCCCAGCCGTTACCGCGGGAACAAACACAAATCAACAGGAAGTTCAGCCTGACTGAGA
This DNA window, taken from Oncorhynchus tshawytscha isolate Ot180627B linkage group LG10, Otsh_v2.0, whole genome shotgun sequence, encodes the following:
- the LOC112235095 gene encoding protein Shroom4; its protein translation is METVEQLVSFNHIQVQLKGGSPWGFTLKGGLEHGEPLIITKIEDDGKAEQCNKLRVGDELVNINGSALYGSRQEALILIKGSYRILKITVRRRSIPVIRPHSWHLTRLSSSESPPSSTPLPALPADTLPPPPCPPSAMQLHPGPYTLPWHSTADTSDLSIQWNQLSRHYSTDHSSSLGSMESLEPPSSQVYYDSQNSPVDPAIFNNKRDYNSPVDPGIFNNKRDYNSQNSIVDPAIFNNKRDYDSQNSPVDPVIFNNKRDYDSQNSPVDPVIFNNKRDSAYSSFSASSNTSDYTVSLRPGEACSMDNILQSLGPGGPTSQGYACGDTPSLGRESGEPQDETRTSALLKSGSLTRPRVRRPEAKERPSSYCYEDERRKGEGEMGGGEGEREVSSPPQPPTRKDSFRATRGCSGVTDDKVQRCIPDPVGIPSLSQCHADDDDDDLLNIPGVLSNNSYPATSETSKTEGNRNGNRVGNFKGDSLEQYYTLISKKKSSRKDSNSLIQNSHPDPLSPLLPAPEISPTSPISSPGPPDTSIDPEPLGEPSHLLPQNKHSSLGLYRHSAPEKLLSQLRLLEFTSDPSDPSDRSSASPSSSQWSHSPFHPTRENLSEDLGSNNAPVQLQENQGKWGEGAGGGGSRCSSPGSVDIDGVREAREMGLVVGGAAATLLSPIQLQHPWARSLSVPGSEKPSGGCNQGGVSSERVRKTDFGPLSAAASVDSLLEENLRGGGREERRGEREDDDDDGEVLMKKPRSHRSSRSRRRSERFATNLRNEIQRKKAQLSKSKGPGGLLYGGETVEEEEGPDLEDLQMEEADDLKERCSQERCSQERCSQGRYTSSDDSRSAPDPGSLLASTSTPQLHQLSPTPVSALQPPRDEDPEPPEDQDQASDPSRTTQWLVPAMPSCDVGTQVVEEQDPAGMARQWRWTPEHHLQLEMGTDRQGERVTGALGLSGRGRATSSSSSSTTTRSSRTEECDVLPFADRCKFFEETSRSMSVWNLPGLTSRRQRPDRHGRQPHPSTLENQGGGYGQGKAQRRYSYQGGIQKESPLSITTMETRRQLICSNRDREKEGERAKEGERAKEGEREKEREKEREKEEEQRQCEEKARLREREREREKEIELARECEREIERQGERERESLSTARDLYNTRTQLQAYQKNQPHSCPHLQAQIEAPHSAFHPVKTPLLQDNQAPHQGFLPYGYTPTEEYPVPSQPLPREQTQINRKFSLTERDYPRYRRDSCTRPPDCAITVTPHHHHQLGRSGRLSACSVDDPTSSSSSSSLRSRAMSENDLRFDSTYHRASPSVATATPLSELEEGGGVGGVGSARGVATRKKTPPPPRPPPPKWEEFHRRRASHHTLFASSLSSTSSSSVHPLPLSPPEGLCSHSPHTPCPTETSKMTYQRSYSLPPQREELAGCQRCSLSQLQERPFSQATPSPRFTRRTFRPVAPQHRERDTPTHYDNSLPPLPPSDNQARLCNKDDQDRPAVLKPISHRQQRAGAEWERTPSPRVHSISALPTIENGAISLESYFAMSYEQQQQLQNSRRFRNHPHNNNNNKPELEPDLELEPGFSPSSAQSLEQEVDIPMETDIDDFQEEGLPEDEEPIRTELQCFALPVTVLETDIDTLPDQEASQACRKTAESGSLDGEMEDQGMGTREGLMEELFPQSGEGKAGTERWRGAYRSSNSEKNTDSLDRHSGASSSCSSYYSTSAAKAQLLTQMKDYCSDARDTDHDDQLSYKKQLMESLRKKLGVLREAQRGLQEDIRANTQLGEEVESLVVVVCKPNEVDKFRMFIGDLDKVVSLLLSLSGRLLRVESSLANLDAETGHHERLLLLEKKRQLQVQLSEAQDLKEHVDHREQAVGRVLGRCLSPEQHRDYSHYVKMKAALLVEQRQLEEKIRLGEEQLRGLRESLGLGLGLSMGYGHY